TTTTCCATTTTTACACTGGGTAAAACATCACAGTTTATATAATGTTTATAATAAGTGTTAAGTTATTTTATGCATagatttaaacccaaatttacAGGCAAATCGGGGCAACCTTCGGTTTGGAAAGTGCTGCAGTACCCGGATTTAGAATTGGAGAAGGCAGTGGTCAGTAGGACCTGTTTCCAGGCAGACAAAGCCACTTTCTACTGGAATCGCCGCGGCACCAACATTTTCACCCTCACACAAACTGATGTAAGTGGCCATTGCATTAGTTGAAGTCAGTACATTATTTAATCACTTCTGTAGACATGATtaaccttagtgtaaggcctgagtggacgctcgaagcggagcgttcagcggggcgtgcagcgtggcgtcggggtcaagagtgatttgagcagcgtgcactaaggccgctcctatacgtacgcttgcatttgtttaacatgcacgccgcacgccccgccccgctgcacgcccaactcgagcgtccactcaggccttacacttactcaTATCCAAAAATATCACAGCATTAGTGGAAGCCAGCAGAGATGCTTTTCAgatataatttcatacattgacccgtctgttgctatctctattgcacgcgcaaAATTATATTGCCGTCCTGCCCAGGATGTCACTGTTACTGTGCGAGtttgacagcaatataattatgcgcgtgcaatagagatagcaacattAGCAGCAGAAGGGTCAATGTATGAAAATGTATCTGGAACGCGTCTCTTCTTTGCCAAACAGTTTCATATTTAATTGTTTTCATTTTAGGTGGACAAAACGGGTGGTTCGTACTACGGTAAACAGTCACTGTCATACGGTGACGTAAAGGGAAATGCGGGGAACGTGGTCTTTAGTGAGTACACATatgtatattcatattataaagtaTAGCCAGCCGAAATGTAAGCtgaagtatatattatatacgtaCTAACTGATGAAAAAAATAAGGCCTCTATTATCCGAGCCCGACGCAGATATAAATCGCGCTGTTATACTAATTTGTCGaggttttataaaatattgatgttACTACCCGTTCGCTTCATGATAACGTCACAGGTCAATGACTACTAATGTCGACAAAAATAATTtcgtagtttattttttaatgcgcattttaatttatgaatttttgtgattgtaataaatgtaaaatgGTTAGTAATAAAAGTAGTTGTAATGCTGTGGTAGCTGCGTGGATAAGGCGTCAGAGAGGGTGATGCGGGGAAGCGGGCCGGGAGGTAACGGCCAACTAGAAACGAACGGGTAGTACGTTTGTGGCCTCAACGGAATGCTATAACATAAACTTGTATTGACGCTAGTGTATTTCAGATAAGGAGGGTCCGATCCACGCGCTAGCGTGGAACCCCGGCAACTGGAACGAGTGGCTGGCGGTGTACGGCCACGCGCCGGCCAAGGCCACCCTCTTCAATGCCAAGTGTGACCCCCTCTTCGAGTTCGGGACGGGAGCCTGGAACACCATCCATTATGCACCCGACGGAAATCATATCCTTTTAaaaatctctctctctctctgtttTCTATTCTAATCAAAGAGCTGACCATTTCCGACTTTCAGGCAAAATTTTGAGAGAAATTTTTAATCACGATTTTGTTTGTTATTTAGGTGTACACTCCCggccaaaagtatggaaacaaGCTTGTATTACAGTAGAAaagtgtgattttttttaagcgATGGATTGTATACTACACGTTGACCATTTAATAAAAAGatggttaaaataataatacaacacTATACAAGTAAAATACTCAAATGCTGGCTATAATAGTAGCCAGTTGAACATTTTGTAAGGCAATTAAAAGGGTATTATAACGTTTTCCTAtgtatttactttttaataatagtttaggatgttttgatatttatcctgtatttttattcttttgggGCTGCCTAAGGTAACTTTAGAattcaaatatacctacaagtTGTAGGTCAAAACCGTTTTTAACGGTAACTTTTCAGTCCCTGCCTACAACAAAGAAAACAACCTTGATTCCATATTTTTGGCCTTTGGTGTAGTCAGCAGCATAAGTAGTCAAGCTGAAGAGATGTTCAGAACGatctatattatttttttagagaATAGAGCGAGTGTTGATGATTTTGTACACCTGGCTGGCTTATCCACTTCTGCTGCTGAAGGCGTATGCACGTTGACTATCAAAAGATGTAAGCAAATCGAGCTGAAGGCTTACATTAAACAATGTATTTAATCCGGGGATCTAATATTTGCCAGTCAAAAAGCAACCTTCAAGCTTGAACTTTAGAATTGATTTTTAATTCTGAATGCTAACCCGATATCGCGTCGGGGAAGCGCAggtttaagtaggtaatttgttGCATTAAATACCTTAACTCATTCACACATGTTCTGCTGGGTGGGTTCGGTAACATTGGCACGGGTCACGTGGAGGTGTGGGACCCGCGCGGCTACAAGCGGCTCGGCAAGTGCGCGGCGCCCGACACCACCAGCCTGCAGTGGGACCCGCGCGGGGAGACCTTTCTCACCGCCACCACCTACCCGAGGCTCACGCAAGGCAACGGGTAAGACAACTCGCGCGTGTGCTGTTGGATCAGTTGTACAACATCGGCATCACGTGGAGGCGTAGGACGCGCGCGACATTGACACTTCGCGCCAGTAAATACCTAGTCGGCTTGGAGTGCTGCCCCTTCACGAAGCTCTTCCTAAAGATGCGTGGGTATGTGAATGCTACGATGTTGGATCGTCGACAAACTCGGTCGGTGCCCGGTGGTTTTAAAGTACCCGTACTTCCGTACTTAGAATGACACACAGGCGGGTAAGGTTGTCGAGAGTTTTGGTTCCTATATTTGTAGGAAGTCGCCGTAGCAATGCGACcttaaaataaagttgaatTGGTCAAATCCTAGGGGAGGGCCGACATTAATAAGGCTTACTACATCTTGTACATTTCAGGTACAAGATCTGGCATTACACCGGAGTGCTGATGCACCAGCGAGCATGCGCCGACAAGGAGAACCTGCTGTCCATCGGTTGGCAGCCGGGCTCGTACCCGAAGAGCGAGTTGtcccgcgcggcgccgcgcggccTCGCGCCGGCctcgcccgcgcccgccgccgcctaCAGGCCTCCCGGCGCGCGCAACAAGCCTTCCACCTTCACGCTGCACGAGCATGAGAAGCCACATCGCCCCGGGGAGACCGTTAATGGTAATCACACAGTATACTAACATCGCGTTCACGAACAGCGCAGGTCACACAACACATGGTGCAAATGTTACACCGCGAGCAACACAACTGTGTTACATCTTACACCATTTTATACTATAGGTAGCAGCCGATATTCATCCCTTGTACCGAAGTTGATATTTTTAACTTACATAAGCACATGTCGTAAAGTTTACGCAACTGAAATAAACGGTAGCGTTCCTACCAATACCAATAATACATTAGTACGCGCCCCTATTCGTGAAAAATATTTTCCGACCTCACATATGTTTATTTTAGTATAGTATTGTAAATGTTCAATAATCTGACAATGTATACTGTATGATCACAGCGGCCCCATCGAAGCAGGCTCTAAAACAGAAGCAAAAGCGCGAAGCCCGCAAAGCGCGCACCGCCGAAGAGAAGGCCTCGGGCGaagcgccgccgccggccgagCCAGGCGCGCCCGCGCGGGCCGCTTTCCTCTCTACCGGCGACCCCGAGAAGGATAAAAAgatcaaaaatattaataaggTTAGTCCTATTACCACCACAGGCAGATACACTATACTACTCATAGTAGTTATCCGGGGTAAATTATGTATATGGCCGAGCCGCAAGTCGCTTCATAAAAATATCATGCTGAATTAGACAAGTATGCCGTGTTGGGCCCATTTA
This genomic window from Cydia amplana chromosome Z, ilCydAmpl1.1, whole genome shotgun sequence contains:
- the LOC134661396 gene encoding eukaryotic translation initiation factor 2A — its product is MGILPNFAGLTNKNIFLVEFKEPYAETTLRDETTTNIRSLIFSPKGGYLAYRTDKRAEIVKCSDWSVAGSIEGNIKDMLFSPLDNYFTAWEMFLMNKDNPQGKPNLHVYNIAKKAVVASFTQKLQSGWEPKWSSDEKLFAIQAGNRVLIYEDGNFERYSHTINAEKLNCFSVAPSAAPTYYFSIFTLGKSGQPSVWKVLQYPDLELEKAVVSRTCFQADKATFYWNRRGTNIFTLTQTDVDKTGGSYYGKQSLSYGDVKGNAGNVVFNKEGPIHALAWNPGNWNEWLAVYGHAPAKATLFNAKCDPLFEFGTGAWNTIHYAPDGNHVLLGGFGNIGTGHVEVWDPRGYKRLGKCAAPDTTSLQWDPRGETFLTATTYPRLTQGNGYKIWHYTGVLMHQRACADKENLLSIGWQPGSYPKSELSRAAPRGLAPASPAPAAAYRPPGARNKPSTFTLHEHEKPHRPGETVNAAPSKQALKQKQKREARKARTAEEKASGEAPPPAEPGAPARAAFLSTGDPEKDKKIKNINKKLSDIEKLKQQRAAGKPLEINQKAKIETEAGLLKELAQLRL